The DNA region GACCGGCTGCTGGCCGAAGGGTCCGCCGGCGCCGGCCGCGCGCCGGAGCTGCCCACCGAGATGGTCGCCTTCTTCGAGACCGGCGAGCGCGGGCTCGACCTGGCCCGGCAGGCGCTCGACACCGCGAGGACGAGGCGGGAGCGCGGCGACGAGCTCACCGGGCCCGACGGCTCCCCGGCGGTGCACGCCCTGGCGGACGTCACGCTGCTCGCCCCGGTGCCCCGGCCGCGCCGGGTGCGGGACTACCTGACGTACACCGAGCACGCCACCGGGTCCGGGCTGGAGGTGCCGCCGGCCTTCGCGGCGATGCCGATCTGCTACAAGTGCAACACCGAGTCGATCATCGGCCCCGAACAGCCGCTGCTGTGGCCGTCGTACACCGACCAGCTGGACTTCGAGCTGGAGCTGGGCTTCTTCACCTCCGGCGGCGGCCGGGACCTGACCGTGCGCGAGGCGGCCCGGCGGATCGCCGGCGTCACGATCTTCAACGACGTCAGCGCCCGCGACATCCAGTTCTTCGAGATGAGCCTCGGCATCGGGCCGTCCAAGGGCAAGGACTTCTGCACCGCGATGGGCCCCTGCGTGCTGACGATGGACGAGGTCGACGAGTGGGCGGTCGAGATGACCGCGCGGGTCAACGGGGAGGTGTGGGCTTCGGGCACCACCCGGCATCGCCAGTTCTCCTTCGCCGAGGTACTCGCCTGGGCGTCGCTTGACGAGGAAGTCTATCCCGGCGAGTTCTTCGGCCTGGGGACGGTCGGCGGCGGCTGCGGCCTGGAACTGGACCGCTGGATCCAGCCGGGCGACGTGGTCGAGCTGGAGGCCTCCGGCGTCGGCGTCCTGCGCAACCCCGTGGGCGCCCGCCAGATCCGCCCCGAGGGCGCGGGCGTCGCCTCCTACCGCGGCGCCCCGCGGGCGCGGGCCGACCATGGCTGACACCGTCCCCGGGCTGCTGCGCCGGCACGCCGCGGACCCGCGCA from Actinacidiphila sp. DG2A-62 includes:
- a CDS encoding fumarylacetoacetate hydrolase family protein, which codes for MRLVTFTPPGLAPRLGVLDGPTVVEPAAVLRADRLLAEGSAGAGRAPELPTEMVAFFETGERGLDLARQALDTARTRRERGDELTGPDGSPAVHALADVTLLAPVPRPRRVRDYLTYTEHATGSGLEVPPAFAAMPICYKCNTESIIGPEQPLLWPSYTDQLDFELELGFFTSGGGRDLTVREAARRIAGVTIFNDVSARDIQFFEMSLGIGPSKGKDFCTAMGPCVLTMDEVDEWAVEMTARVNGEVWASGTTRHRQFSFAEVLAWASLDEEVYPGEFFGLGTVGGGCGLELDRWIQPGDVVELEASGVGVLRNPVGARQIRPEGAGVASYRGAPRARADHG